The Deefgea tanakiae DNA segment TTGACTAAGGCTTCGCGCACAATCTGCAAAATGTGAATTTCCTCGTGAGCAGCCAGCTCGACACCCATCAAACGATTATCCAAAATCACTTGATGCTCGGCGCGCTCGGAAAACTCTTGCACCGTTTGCTCCAAGGCAGCCGCCAAACCTCGCTCATTCATTTGCAAACGGAAGGTATTGAGTAACTCACGTAATTGTCGATACGCGCCATTGAGGCCTTCTCGTAACTCATGCAAAGCCGCATTGGCCGTATCACTGCGCTGATCTTCTGGAAACTGATTTTGCAGACGAACGACTTGGATTTTTAAGTAGGACAAAGATTGCGCCAAGGAGTCATGCAACTCACGAGCGATCACTGAGCGTTCGTCGTGCAAGGCCAATCGGTGTTGTTCTTGTTTGCGCTTAGCGTTAGCTAGCGCCGTGCCAATTTGCCGCGCAATCGCTTCGAGTAACTGCTGCTGCCACTCGAGCAAAGCCTGTTGTGTTTTTAATTGAATCGGCATAATGCCGTACACACGCCCGCCGTCACTGAGCTTAAACACGGGCGCGTCCGTTGTAAGAGGCGATAACTCTGCGGCGTCAGCACAATTGGCGCAATCCGTACGCGCACAAGGTTCCGATAGTTTATTCGGCATAACGGCCAAACGAAACGCCAGCGGCGCTTGCTCGGTTTCGGTAATGCAAATCGCCGCGTGTTCCAGCTCAATCACCGCGCCGACATCCGCCAACACCTGATCAAAGGTCACTTGATTGGGTTCCTGATCCGATAGTCGTTGCTTCGTGCGATAAAGTAATTCAAGACTGCGCTGGTTTTGCGTTAACGCGAGCGTTTTTTCCGCAACCCTTGCTTCCAGAGCCTCAATACCGAGCGCCAATTCTGCGACCATATGATTAAATGCTTGGCCCAATTGGGTAATCTCACCCGCGCCGTCTTCTGGCGTTCGCACTTGTAAATCGCCGTGCTTCACCTTTTCGGCAGCGGCGGCCATCTTGGTCAAAGGCTGTGTGACACGGCGCCTCAGCCAGAACAGCGTCAAAGCAAATACCAAGGCCATGACCACCATCGCAATCCATTGAAAATGCCCCAACCAAGCGAGTCGCGACTCATGCCTCGCCTCAATAGCCGCGACATAGTCGTCAATCAAAGCAGCAAACTGCATCGCCCTCGGCAGCAAACTGCCATCTGGCGCGGTATTGATCGGAGCAAATAAATCCTTCATTTCGGTGCGCCACGACATTTCCATGCGGTTATAAGCCACACGCACCGGATCGTTCATATCTTGAGGTAAATTTTTCAATAAGGCAGGGCTGTATAAACGCTGCTCAAATTCATCAATCACTTGATGCAGCATGGGGCGACTGCCGGGAACGGGGGGCGGTGGCGATAAATGCGTGGCCACTATCAAATAGGTTTGCTTGCGCAAAGAACCCGCCACATTGATCGCAACGCCTTCACCCGTCGTATTCACGACCATGCCCCAGCTGAGAATCAGCGCTAAAAACGCGGGCAAAAGCATCAACAATAATGCTTGCGTAATAAAGCGGACAATCGATGCCTGCCGAAAGTAATTCATTACTCGCAAATGCAACTACCTCCAAATTTCCACAGCACGTATTGAACTCGACTTCCTTATTGCCTTTCTCCAGCGCAAAAGGGTACTCCCTTAGAAAACAAACTGAAATCCTGCTATAAATTGTCTTATGTTTACCTATAACTTTTAGTACACCACGACAAAGTCCTTTAAGCAAATTCCAAACACCACCAAGCTACCCAAAAAGAGGCAGATATACCGCTGACTTTTTATGACCTACCCCCTAAAGAGGCATTGTTGCAATCATCGGTACCACCTAATCTTCCTCAATCAACTGATAGGATCAATCGCTATCGTGGACACATCCCGCCGCAACTTACTTTTTGGCCGAAAACCGCAAGTGCCCCCTGAGCCTCGCCCACCGTGGGCAAGTTCAAACTTCATCGACCGCTGCACGCGTTGTGGTGACTGCGTGTCGGTCTGTCCGACCCAGATCATTAAAGTCGGTGACGCTGGATTTCCAA contains these protein-coding regions:
- a CDS encoding HAMP domain-containing protein is translated as MNYFRQASIVRFITQALLLMLLPAFLALILSWGMVVNTTGEGVAINVAGSLRKQTYLIVATHLSPPPPVPGSRPMLHQVIDEFEQRLYSPALLKNLPQDMNDPVRVAYNRMEMSWRTEMKDLFAPINTAPDGSLLPRAMQFAALIDDYVAAIEARHESRLAWLGHFQWIAMVVMALVFALTLFWLRRRVTQPLTKMAAAAEKVKHGDLQVRTPEDGAGEITQLGQAFNHMVAELALGIEALEARVAEKTLALTQNQRSLELLYRTKQRLSDQEPNQVTFDQVLADVGAVIELEHAAICITETEQAPLAFRLAVMPNKLSEPCARTDCANCADAAELSPLTTDAPVFKLSDGGRVYGIMPIQLKTQQALLEWQQQLLEAIARQIGTALANAKRKQEQHRLALHDERSVIARELHDSLAQSLSYLKIQVVRLQNQFPEDQRSDTANAALHELREGLNGAYRQLRELLNTFRLQMNERGLAAALEQTVQEFSERAEHQVILDNRLMGVELAAHEEIHILQIVREALVNIERHAAAQHAWVSLAWEDERVQVKIADDGRGIDDNPHKKQHYGLGIMHDRARSLSGELQFLHRQPNGTVIQLSFIPATPFSTSPSN